A segment of the Campylobacter vulpis genome:
AAAATGGTATAAAAAATGGAGATTTTTTGGAGTGGGCTAGGGTGCATGAGAATTTTTACGGCACTTCTTTAGAGCATACAAATAGGGCGTTAGATGAAGGTAAAATTGTCGTTTTTGATATTGATGTGCAAGGCTTTAAAATTGCAAAAGAGAATTTGGGAGATAAAATCGATTCTATTTTCATTACAGCGAAAAATAAGGAGGAGTTAAAAAAAAGGCTTCTTAAGCGAAACACTGATACAATAGCACAGCTTGATAAAAGGCTCAAAAATGCTAGTGAAGAGATGAGAGAGCTTAGGGAATATGATTATCTCATTATTAATGATAATTTAGAAAAGAGTTATGAGGCTTTGCGTTCTATTTTTCTTTCTTTAAAAC
Coding sequences within it:
- the gmk gene encoding guanylate kinase, producing the protein MRGFILLISGPSGAGKSTLLKKLFEEFAGELYFSISSTTRAPRDGEIDGVHYHFISQEKFQNGIKNGDFLEWARVHENFYGTSLEHTNRALDEGKIVVFDIDVQGFKIAKENLGDKIDSIFITAKNKEELKKRLLKRNTDTIAQLDKRLKNASEEMRELREYDYLIINDNLEKSYEALRSIFLSLKHKTKRQNIEQIRNLWNEGV